The following proteins come from a genomic window of Microbacterium sp. SY138:
- a CDS encoding NADP-dependent oxidoreductase — protein sequence MARAIVYTEIGSPAVLHLIEIPDPVAGRGEVVVRIEAAGANPIDAKLRGGKRPSPPITEPRPVGFDGAGVVEALGEGVDDFAVGDRVAIRDGHGTYASALAVPAENLAKLPDSVTTAEGAGIGIPAGTAYQALRSLGVTEGDVLLVHGGSGAVGQAAVQFAVAWGATVIATGSPARHDQLRELGAIPVAYGDGLLERVREAAPSAVTVVLDCAGTDEAIETSLALVSDRDRIATIVRGPDAASFGIRAFSGGSPVPLTDQELAWRAEALAETIALLDTGDFTIELGPQLPLAEAAQAHELMESGAASGKIILLP from the coding sequence ATGGCTCGCGCGATCGTGTACACCGAAATCGGCTCCCCCGCTGTCCTGCATCTGATCGAGATCCCCGACCCCGTGGCGGGCCGCGGCGAGGTCGTCGTCCGCATCGAGGCGGCGGGGGCGAACCCGATCGATGCGAAGCTGCGCGGCGGCAAGCGCCCGTCGCCGCCGATCACCGAACCGCGTCCGGTCGGCTTCGACGGTGCCGGTGTCGTCGAAGCGCTCGGCGAAGGCGTCGACGACTTCGCGGTCGGCGACCGGGTGGCGATCCGCGATGGGCACGGCACCTACGCGTCGGCGCTCGCCGTCCCGGCCGAGAACCTCGCAAAGCTCCCCGACTCCGTGACCACCGCAGAGGGCGCCGGCATCGGCATCCCCGCCGGAACCGCCTACCAGGCGCTGCGCTCGCTCGGGGTGACCGAGGGCGACGTGCTGCTCGTGCACGGCGGCTCCGGAGCCGTCGGGCAGGCAGCCGTGCAGTTCGCCGTCGCCTGGGGCGCGACCGTGATCGCGACCGGGAGCCCCGCCCGCCACGATCAGCTGCGCGAGCTGGGCGCGATCCCGGTGGCGTACGGCGACGGCCTGCTCGAGCGGGTCCGCGAGGCGGCTCCCTCCGCCGTCACAGTGGTACTCGACTGCGCGGGAACCGACGAGGCGATCGAGACCTCGCTCGCCCTGGTGTCCGACCGCGACCGCATCGCGACGATCGTGCGGGGGCCGGATGCCGCATCCTTCGGCATCCGTGCCTTCTCCGGTGGATCGCCGGTGCCGCTGACCGACCAGGAACTCGCCTGGCGTGCCGAGGCCCTCGCCGAGACGATCGCCCTCCTGGACACCGGCGACTTCACGATCGAGCTCGGACCGCAGCTGCCGCTCGCCGAAGCGGCGCAGGCCCATGAACTCATGGAATCCGGCGCCGCCTCGGGCAAGATCATCCTGCTCCCGTAG
- a CDS encoding alkylhydroperoxidase domain protein: MTIEQTVLRHDDAPHPHAFTRGEVGWVPHLDPLAEDELTARHYDGLVDAARAKNDYFRLLARDPEVLRARTLVDKDIFYNAAEGLPRADRELAATAASRRNGCVFCASVHSRFAAHHSKRVDDVDLLLDEGVDADLGERWNAIVAASVALTDTPSAFGEEEIGRLRAAGLDDLEVADVIHGAAFFNWANRLMLSIGRPVAPA; the protein is encoded by the coding sequence ATGACCATCGAACAGACCGTGCTCCGGCACGACGACGCCCCGCACCCGCACGCCTTCACCCGCGGGGAGGTCGGCTGGGTCCCGCACCTGGACCCCCTCGCGGAAGACGAGCTGACCGCGCGGCACTACGACGGTCTCGTCGACGCCGCACGGGCGAAGAACGACTACTTCCGACTGCTCGCCCGCGACCCCGAGGTGCTCAGGGCGCGGACCCTCGTCGACAAGGACATCTTCTACAACGCGGCCGAGGGGCTCCCGCGTGCCGACCGCGAGCTGGCGGCCACGGCGGCATCCCGCCGCAACGGCTGCGTGTTCTGCGCGTCGGTGCACTCGCGGTTCGCCGCACACCACAGCAAGCGCGTCGACGACGTCGACCTGCTGCTCGACGAGGGCGTCGATGCGGACCTGGGCGAGCGGTGGAACGCGATCGTCGCGGCATCCGTCGCGCTCACCGATACCCCCAGCGCATTCGGCGAGGAGGAGATCGGGCGGCTGCGCGCGGCAGGGCTCGACGATCTGGAGGTCGCCGACGTGATCCACGGTGCCGCGTTCTTCAACTGGGCGAACCGGCTGATGCTGTCGATCGGACGGCCGGTGGCGCCGGCCTGA
- a CDS encoding CMD domain protein, protein MTDDIVDRIVEVTPEVDALRRRRPVTREQLQASFDALFRPVTVEHVSQAERELVAAFATGLAGADDATAVFYADRAQDADPETASVVLTEADGAAVSGPFGVYTELGLQEENTEGERYVPSDAVTAVIGERLAAALAHTHLLVFRPREASGADLGRLLDAGWSTDGIVTLSQLVSFLAFQQRVVTGLRVLGAAGLATAPDTAVSEEEEAA, encoded by the coding sequence ATGACCGACGACATCGTGGACCGGATCGTGGAGGTGACGCCGGAGGTGGATGCGCTGCGCCGTCGCCGGCCGGTCACCCGAGAGCAGTTGCAGGCGAGCTTCGACGCACTCTTCCGACCGGTCACGGTCGAACACGTCTCGCAGGCGGAGCGCGAGCTCGTCGCCGCCTTCGCGACCGGGCTCGCCGGAGCGGATGACGCGACCGCGGTGTTCTATGCCGACCGCGCACAGGACGCGGATCCGGAGACCGCGAGCGTCGTGCTCACCGAGGCCGACGGCGCGGCCGTCAGCGGACCCTTCGGCGTGTACACCGAACTGGGTCTGCAGGAGGAGAACACGGAGGGGGAGCGGTACGTCCCCTCCGACGCGGTCACCGCGGTCATCGGTGAGCGCCTCGCCGCCGCCCTCGCACACACGCACCTGCTCGTGTTCCGGCCCCGCGAGGCCTCGGGAGCCGACCTCGGGCGGCTGCTCGACGCCGGGTGGTCGACCGACGGGATCGTGACGCTGTCGCAGCTGGTGTCGTTCCTCGCCTTCCAGCAGCGCGTCGTCACCGGACTCCGCGTGCTCGGGGCCGCGGGGCTGGCGACCGCTCCCGATACCGCCGTCTCCGAGGAAGAGGAAGCCGCATGA
- a CDS encoding putative FMN-dependent luciferase-like monooxygenase produces MTTAPTVAFFTRLLDDAAPVERYALATAQIQQAERHGIGRAWVAQHHFHAAEGGLPSPLVFLAHVAAVTRGIRLGTGVITLPLEDPVRVAEDAVVADLLSGGRVDLGLGSGGTPSSFVPFGEDVRDKAPTYDRKLRTLLDGLAGRDIGAGNTLYPDAGDLADRIWQATFSAPGGHRAGVHGHGLLLSRTQPRRADRLHAPLSELQDPIIDAYLEALPAGVEPRITASRTVFVADDRAEALRFAEVGLRRAAEGFRRQGQPIPGDSIDELIAALDTHLGTPEEVAESLAADTTLARATEVAFQVHSVDAPHEHVLRSIALFADEVAPALGYALSPSAPDTLTIKENA; encoded by the coding sequence ATGACCACCGCACCCACCGTCGCCTTCTTCACCCGCCTGCTCGACGACGCTGCACCTGTCGAGAGGTATGCGCTCGCGACCGCGCAGATCCAGCAGGCCGAGCGGCACGGGATCGGGCGGGCCTGGGTCGCCCAACACCACTTCCACGCGGCCGAGGGCGGGCTGCCGTCCCCTCTGGTGTTCCTCGCCCACGTGGCCGCCGTGACCCGCGGCATCCGGCTCGGAACCGGGGTCATCACCCTGCCGCTGGAGGATCCGGTGCGGGTGGCCGAAGATGCCGTGGTCGCTGATCTGCTCTCCGGGGGGCGCGTGGATCTGGGACTCGGCAGCGGGGGGACACCGTCGTCGTTCGTGCCCTTCGGGGAGGACGTACGCGACAAGGCACCGACCTACGACCGCAAGCTGCGCACGCTGCTCGACGGGCTGGCGGGTCGCGACATCGGGGCGGGCAACACGCTCTACCCGGATGCCGGAGATCTCGCCGACCGCATCTGGCAGGCCACCTTCTCGGCGCCCGGTGGGCACCGCGCCGGGGTGCACGGGCACGGACTGCTGCTCTCGCGCACGCAGCCTCGCCGCGCCGACCGGCTGCACGCACCGCTCTCCGAACTGCAGGATCCGATCATCGACGCGTACCTCGAGGCGCTTCCGGCCGGGGTGGAGCCGAGGATCACCGCGTCGCGGACGGTGTTCGTCGCGGACGACCGCGCCGAAGCGCTGCGGTTCGCCGAGGTCGGGCTGCGCCGGGCGGCGGAGGGCTTCCGCCGACAGGGGCAGCCCATCCCCGGAGACAGCATCGACGAGTTGATCGCCGCTCTCGACACGCACCTGGGCACGCCCGAGGAGGTGGCGGAGTCGCTCGCCGCCGACACCACCCTCGCCCGCGCGACCGAGGTGGCCTTCCAGGTGCACTCGGTCGACGCCCCGCACGAGCACGTGCTGCGATCCATCGCCCTCTTCGCCGATGAGGTCGCGCCGGCCCTCGGCTACGCACTCAGCCCTTCCGCCCCAGACACCCTCACCATCAAGGAGAACGCATGA
- a CDS encoding ABC transporter ATP-binding protein translates to MSVLAATDLRISYGGREVVHGISFEIEEGETLALVGESGSGKSTTAHALLGLLPAGGKVDGGTVALGDLDISGWTDRALRGIRGAEIGLVPQDPTTSLDPVRLIGAQVEEILRLHGHRDRRSRRARAIELLDRVGIDDPDLRARQYPHELSGGMRQRVLIATAIALQPRLLIADEPTSALDATVQRKVLDLLDELQREEGTSILLVTHDLGVAADRAERLVVLKDGRIVEQGPSAAVLAAPSDPYTRQLLADAPAFTTGFRRPEAPPFLRDAAAVAAENPYAIVAEGLVKEFRVAGRERFRAVDDVSFRVRRGTTHALVGESGSGKTTTARLVTRFHQPDAGTIEVDGEDVTHAKREQLRALRRRVQLVYQNPFASLDPRQHIIDIVAEPLQNFRVGSSAERRERALALLDRVSLPADVARRTPRELSGGQRQRVAIARALAIDPEVVVLDEAVSALDVTVQARILELLTSLQSELGLTYLFISHDLAVVRRISHTVSVMRRGRIVEEGQTEELFRDPQHDYTRELLAAVPGRTETVV, encoded by the coding sequence ATGAGCGTTCTGGCTGCGACGGATCTGCGGATCTCCTACGGGGGTCGCGAAGTCGTGCACGGCATCTCGTTCGAGATCGAGGAGGGCGAGACCCTCGCGCTCGTCGGCGAGTCGGGATCGGGCAAGTCCACGACCGCTCATGCGCTCCTCGGTCTGCTTCCGGCCGGCGGGAAGGTCGATGGCGGGACCGTGGCACTCGGAGACCTCGACATCTCCGGATGGACCGATCGCGCGCTGCGGGGCATCCGCGGCGCGGAGATCGGCCTCGTGCCGCAGGACCCCACGACCTCGCTCGATCCGGTGCGTCTGATCGGCGCGCAGGTCGAGGAGATCCTGCGCCTGCACGGACACCGGGACCGGCGTTCGCGTCGCGCGCGTGCGATCGAGCTGCTCGACCGCGTCGGCATCGACGATCCGGACCTGCGGGCGCGCCAGTACCCCCACGAGCTCTCCGGCGGTATGCGGCAGCGCGTGCTGATCGCGACCGCGATCGCGCTGCAGCCGCGCCTGCTGATCGCGGACGAACCGACCAGCGCCCTCGATGCCACGGTGCAGCGCAAGGTGCTCGACCTGCTCGACGAGCTGCAACGTGAGGAGGGCACCAGCATCCTGCTCGTGACCCACGACCTCGGTGTGGCCGCCGATCGCGCGGAAAGGCTGGTCGTGCTCAAAGACGGCCGGATCGTGGAGCAGGGCCCGAGCGCAGCGGTGCTCGCTGCGCCGTCCGACCCGTACACGCGGCAGCTGCTCGCCGATGCTCCTGCATTCACGACCGGATTCCGCCGCCCGGAGGCGCCGCCGTTCCTGCGGGACGCGGCGGCCGTCGCCGCGGAGAACCCCTATGCGATCGTGGCCGAGGGGCTCGTGAAGGAGTTCCGCGTCGCGGGGCGCGAGCGCTTCCGCGCGGTCGACGACGTCTCGTTCCGCGTGCGTCGGGGCACCACTCATGCTCTCGTCGGGGAGTCCGGGTCAGGCAAGACGACCACGGCGCGGCTGGTCACGCGCTTCCATCAGCCCGACGCCGGCACGATCGAGGTCGACGGCGAAGACGTGACCCACGCGAAGCGCGAACAGCTGCGCGCGCTGCGCCGACGCGTGCAACTCGTCTACCAGAACCCGTTCGCCTCGTTGGATCCTCGTCAGCACATCATCGACATCGTGGCGGAGCCGCTGCAGAACTTCCGCGTCGGATCGAGCGCCGAGCGCCGAGAACGGGCGCTGGCCCTCCTCGACCGGGTCTCGCTCCCGGCCGACGTCGCGAGGCGCACTCCGCGCGAGCTCTCGGGCGGCCAGCGACAGCGCGTCGCGATCGCCAGGGCGCTCGCGATCGATCCGGAGGTCGTGGTGCTCGACGAGGCGGTGTCAGCGCTGGACGTGACCGTGCAGGCGCGCATCCTCGAGCTGCTCACCTCGCTGCAGTCCGAGCTCGGACTCACGTACCTGTTCATCTCGCACGACCTCGCGGTGGTGCGCAGGATCAGCCACACGGTCTCGGTGATGCGTCGTGGCCGGATCGTCGAGGAAGGGCAGACGGAGGAACTCTTCCGCGACCCGCAGCACGACTACACCCGGGAGCTGCTCGCCGCTGTCCCCGGACGAACGGAGACCGTCGTATGA
- a CDS encoding ABC transporter permease — MTAPVIAETSVEPGAVPAPTPQEQAPAPRRRGRLHGRAWGLYLALAVVALAVLWAVIPGVFAPGDPLTGVPADKLLPPSAAHWFGTDTLGRDLFGRVVHGAVHSLSGALIAVTVGLALGTVLGAIAGAVGGAVDDVLMRVVDVLLAIPGLLLSLSVIILLGFGTVNAAIAVGLGSVAAFARLMRAEVARVRRTEYVEAAFGSGATFFAVLRRHVLPNSLTPIVALAALQFGTAILAISTLGFLGYGAPPPTPEWGLLIAEGRNYVGTAWWLTALPGLVVVAVVLSANRISHRIGRGTR; from the coding sequence ATGACCGCTCCCGTGATCGCCGAGACGAGCGTCGAGCCCGGAGCCGTGCCGGCACCGACCCCTCAGGAGCAAGCGCCGGCACCTCGGCGGCGTGGTCGTCTGCACGGCCGCGCCTGGGGCCTGTATCTGGCGCTCGCCGTCGTGGCGCTCGCCGTGCTCTGGGCAGTCATCCCCGGGGTGTTTGCCCCCGGCGACCCGCTCACCGGCGTACCGGCCGACAAGCTGCTGCCGCCGAGCGCCGCCCACTGGTTCGGAACCGACACCCTCGGACGCGACCTGTTCGGACGCGTCGTCCATGGCGCGGTGCATTCGCTCTCCGGCGCGCTGATCGCGGTCACGGTCGGCCTCGCGCTCGGCACGGTGCTGGGCGCGATTGCCGGGGCCGTGGGCGGTGCGGTCGATGACGTGCTCATGCGCGTCGTCGACGTGCTCCTCGCGATCCCCGGCCTCCTATTGTCGCTGTCGGTCATCATCCTGCTCGGATTCGGCACCGTCAATGCCGCCATCGCGGTCGGTCTCGGCAGCGTCGCCGCCTTCGCCCGGCTGATGCGCGCCGAGGTCGCCCGCGTGCGGCGCACCGAGTACGTCGAGGCGGCCTTCGGCAGCGGCGCCACCTTCTTCGCGGTGCTGCGTCGGCATGTGCTGCCCAATTCGCTCACACCCATCGTGGCGCTCGCTGCGCTGCAGTTCGGCACCGCGATCCTGGCGATCTCGACTCTCGGCTTCCTCGGCTACGGCGCCCCGCCGCCCACCCCGGAATGGGGGCTGCTGATCGCCGAAGGACGCAACTACGTGGGGACCGCCTGGTGGCTCACGGCACTTCCCGGTCTCGTCGTCGTCGCGGTCGTTCTCAGCGCCAACCGCATCAGCCACCGCATCGGAAGGGGGACGCGATGA
- a CDS encoding ABC transporter permease has protein sequence MNFVLRRAGQAAIVLIAAFTATFFLLQLLPGDAILIKFSDPSLGLSPDQLDSIRATYGADLPWWQQYVHAGLGFLAGDFGFSTQFGTPVLAMLAEALPATLLLASLGLLVALLLAVLIAGLSSLAPFAWLRDGLRQIPGLFVAVPVFWLGILLIQVFSFGLGWVPIVGADPASGLILPVLTLAVPISAPLAQVLVRAIDQVQAQPFVTVVRAKGAPPLWVLTRSVARNAAVPTLTIAGVLFGELVGGAVVTETVFGRTGVGRLTEQAVANQDIPVLQGVVLLSALGFVVISFAVDLVTPLIDPRQRTLTRSRPSAAFAASKPAPQEVSA, from the coding sequence ATGAATTTCGTCCTCCGACGAGCCGGGCAGGCCGCGATCGTTCTGATCGCGGCCTTCACGGCCACCTTCTTCCTGCTGCAGCTGTTGCCGGGCGATGCGATCCTGATCAAGTTCTCCGACCCCAGCCTCGGGCTGTCGCCGGATCAGCTCGACAGCATCCGCGCCACGTACGGTGCCGACCTGCCCTGGTGGCAGCAGTACGTGCACGCAGGGCTCGGCTTCCTCGCCGGGGACTTCGGATTCTCGACGCAGTTCGGCACGCCGGTGCTGGCGATGCTCGCCGAGGCGCTGCCGGCGACACTGCTGCTCGCGTCGCTCGGACTCCTCGTCGCGCTGCTGCTGGCGGTCCTGATCGCGGGGCTCTCGTCCCTCGCGCCGTTCGCCTGGCTGCGTGATGGTCTGCGCCAGATCCCCGGACTCTTCGTCGCCGTGCCGGTGTTCTGGCTGGGCATCCTGCTCATCCAGGTGTTCTCTTTCGGACTCGGCTGGGTGCCGATCGTCGGGGCCGACCCGGCGAGCGGGCTCATCCTCCCCGTGCTGACCCTCGCGGTGCCGATCTCGGCGCCCTTGGCGCAGGTGCTGGTCCGGGCGATCGATCAGGTGCAGGCGCAGCCGTTCGTCACGGTGGTGCGCGCGAAGGGCGCGCCGCCGCTCTGGGTGCTCACGCGTTCGGTCGCCCGCAACGCCGCGGTGCCGACGTTGACCATCGCCGGCGTGCTGTTCGGCGAGCTCGTCGGGGGAGCGGTCGTGACCGAGACCGTGTTCGGTCGCACGGGAGTGGGCAGGCTCACGGAGCAGGCCGTCGCGAACCAGGACATCCCGGTGCTGCAGGGCGTCGTGCTGCTCTCGGCTCTCGGTTTCGTGGTCATCAGCTTCGCGGTCGACCTCGTCACCCCGCTCATCGACCCGCGCCAGCGGACGCTCACGCGCTCCCGCCCATCCGCCGCGTTCGCCGCCTCGAAGCCCGCACCTCAGGAGGTGTCAGCATGA
- a CDS encoding TIGR04028 family ABC transporter substrate-binding protein, whose translation MNRRLIRAAAIALPLVLAGSLAACASTPAPANSPAEGGDPVTGGTLTYLEHQAYTNLYPPQAGFYPNGGIVNNIAARLTWQNPETLEIEPWIASDWTVNDDATEYTFNLNPDVTFSDGTVLDAAAVKKNFDTYGLGDAERGLTVSEAINNYASSEVVDEDTVTFHFSAPSPGFLQATSTINSGLLSPATLDGTIEDFGAGNAAEIIGSGPFTVTGEKLGTEYTLTARDDYDWGPDSVDNDGRPYLDAVHVLITPEDSVRIGSLLAGQADYVRYVQAFDEDRVEAAGFTLYAPQTRGVNNSIALRPENPLLSDIRVRQAIISAVDAQEVVDTLFTENYPVATSVLSSQALGYKDESEHYEYDPKKAEKLLDEAGWKPGADGIREKDGERLAITVYEAKPQPLSKQTLELVAQQLAKVGVELSVKPGDAGSYAEDTRDPLKTGFYHSMVGRADLDVIKSQYFTKNRDVLISKDAKLDELLLAVASEPDADKRVAASQAVQDYIAEQAYVIPLFEEPQVYGTATYVHGVAFESVGRPTFSGVWLSEH comes from the coding sequence GCCGAAGGCGGCGACCCCGTCACGGGAGGAACGCTCACCTACCTCGAGCACCAGGCGTACACGAACCTCTACCCGCCGCAGGCCGGCTTCTACCCGAACGGCGGCATCGTGAACAACATCGCGGCCCGTCTCACCTGGCAGAATCCGGAAACGCTCGAGATCGAGCCCTGGATCGCCTCCGACTGGACCGTGAACGACGACGCCACCGAGTACACGTTCAACCTGAACCCCGACGTCACGTTCTCGGACGGCACGGTGCTCGACGCCGCGGCCGTGAAGAAGAACTTCGATACCTACGGGCTGGGCGATGCCGAGCGGGGACTCACTGTCTCCGAGGCGATCAACAACTACGCCAGCAGTGAGGTGGTCGACGAGGACACCGTCACATTCCATTTCTCGGCGCCGTCGCCCGGGTTCCTGCAGGCGACCTCGACGATCAACTCGGGCCTCCTGTCGCCTGCGACCCTCGACGGCACGATCGAGGACTTCGGTGCGGGCAACGCGGCCGAGATCATCGGCTCGGGGCCGTTCACCGTCACGGGAGAGAAGCTCGGCACCGAGTACACGCTCACCGCCCGCGACGACTACGACTGGGGCCCCGACAGCGTCGACAACGACGGCCGCCCCTACCTGGATGCCGTGCACGTGCTGATCACGCCGGAGGACTCGGTGCGCATCGGCTCGCTGCTCGCCGGCCAGGCCGACTACGTCCGCTACGTGCAGGCGTTCGACGAGGACCGCGTCGAGGCGGCCGGCTTCACGCTCTACGCCCCGCAGACCCGCGGGGTGAACAACTCGATCGCCCTCCGCCCCGAGAACCCGCTGCTCTCCGACATCCGCGTCCGGCAGGCGATCATCTCCGCCGTGGATGCGCAGGAGGTCGTGGACACGCTCTTCACCGAGAACTACCCGGTGGCGACCTCGGTGCTGTCCTCTCAGGCCCTCGGCTACAAGGACGAATCAGAGCACTACGAGTACGACCCGAAGAAGGCCGAGAAGCTGCTCGACGAGGCCGGATGGAAGCCCGGTGCCGACGGCATCCGCGAGAAGGACGGAGAGCGTCTCGCGATCACGGTCTACGAGGCCAAGCCGCAGCCCCTGTCGAAGCAGACCCTCGAACTCGTCGCGCAGCAGCTGGCGAAGGTGGGTGTCGAGCTCTCGGTCAAGCCCGGCGACGCCGGCAGCTACGCCGAAGACACCCGTGACCCGCTGAAGACCGGCTTCTACCACTCGATGGTCGGCCGGGCGGATCTCGACGTGATCAAGAGCCAGTACTTCACGAAGAACCGCGACGTGCTCATCTCGAAGGATGCGAAGCTCGACGAGCTGCTCCTCGCGGTGGCCTCCGAGCCCGACGCCGACAAGCGCGTCGCTGCGTCGCAGGCCGTGCAGGACTACATCGCCGAGCAGGCCTACGTCATCCCGCTGTTCGAGGAGCCGCAGGTGTACGGCACGGCGACATATGTGCACGGCGTCGCGTTCGAGTCGGTGGGGCGCCCGACGTTCTCCGGCGTCTGGCTCTCCGAGCACTGA